The Methanolacinia petrolearia DSM 11571 genome has a segment encoding these proteins:
- a CDS encoding LeuD/DmdB family oxidoreductase small subunit, whose protein sequence is MSKVSDSNSIKGSGHAVCVGDDVDTDMIIAGRYLRTKNKNLWAEHAFEDYDPTIAGRLSGSVIVAGKNFGCGSSREQAAAALKAAGVKAVIAKSFARIFFRNAINLGIPLFEVAGFECKDGKEVSFDLEDAVVECGGRSYESVRLSDRMNEIIAAGGLIEYLGRRK, encoded by the coding sequence GTGAGTAAGGTGAGCGATAGTAATTCCATAAAGGGATCGGGCCATGCGGTCTGCGTCGGCGACGACGTGGATACCGACATGATCATCGCGGGAAGATACCTGCGGACCAAGAACAAAAATCTCTGGGCGGAACATGCATTCGAGGACTACGACCCGACCATTGCCGGGAGGCTTTCGGGCTCGGTTATAGTCGCTGGCAAGAACTTCGGCTGCGGATCGTCACGCGAACAGGCGGCAGCGGCGCTAAAGGCCGCGGGCGTGAAGGCGGTCATCGCAAAGTCGTTCGCACGGATATTCTTCAGGAACGCGATCAACCTCGGCATTCCGCTCTTCGAGGTTGCAGGTTTCGAATGCAAAGACGGCAAAGAGGTATCCTTCGATCTCGAAGATGCAGTGGTGGAGTGCGGCGGCCGGAGTTACGAAAGTGTCCGGCTCTCGGACAGGATGAACGAGATCATCGCGGCAGGCGGGCTCATCGAGTACCTCGGGAGGAGGAAGTGA
- a CDS encoding DUF7714 family protein, producing the protein MIFPRHCKEVGYASGMPLGKKVYFLSRYLIVETDGGYEIGEVRFVPGGTGLMRDVEEYVCLADAADTTVWPDKVILHNRADLIKKAASTGKKAVIFRGIDEHMSFVIDPDPSALLEVHLYDAKPPVAVLSETAKKLEAAGLFGQEEIEFVHHIIDIEKIEAEVYPCRAGGFEKTLDNDRPEQGERIAGCLTARQFLAEEYGEGFDVINTCPADRAEEEPFVARCCRSERAGKVDGKAGWIVHWGASPKDIADAIFAVVAAYREKEANK; encoded by the coding sequence GTGATCTTTCCCCGGCACTGCAAGGAGGTCGGCTATGCCTCGGGGATGCCGCTCGGCAAAAAGGTGTACTTCCTGAGCAGGTACCTGATCGTCGAGACGGACGGCGGATACGAGATCGGCGAGGTCCGGTTCGTTCCCGGCGGAACCGGGCTGATGAGAGATGTCGAGGAGTATGTATGCCTCGCGGATGCTGCCGATACCACGGTCTGGCCGGATAAGGTCATTCTTCACAACAGGGCCGACCTGATAAAAAAAGCCGCATCGACGGGGAAGAAGGCTGTAATTTTCAGGGGGATCGACGAGCACATGAGTTTCGTAATCGATCCCGACCCTTCGGCCCTCCTGGAGGTTCATCTCTACGATGCAAAACCCCCGGTCGCAGTTCTCTCGGAGACCGCGAAGAAACTCGAAGCCGCCGGGCTCTTCGGGCAGGAGGAGATCGAGTTCGTCCACCACATCATCGATATAGAGAAGATCGAGGCCGAGGTCTACCCGTGCAGAGCCGGAGGGTTCGAGAAGACCCTCGACAACGACAGGCCGGAGCAGGGGGAGAGGATCGCAGGATGCCTGACCGCAAGGCAGTTTCTCGCAGAGGAGTACGGGGAGGGTTTTGATGTGATCAACACGTGCCCCGCCGATCGTGCGGAAGAGGAGCCGTTCGTTGCAAGATGCTGCCGTTCGGAAAGGGCCGGAAAGGTCGACGGTAAGGCCGGGTGGATCGTTCACTGGGGCGCCTCGCCGAAGGATATCGCAGATGCGATCTTCGCAGTCGTCGCGGCATACAGGGAGAAGGAGGCGAATAAATGA